In Massilia forsythiae, one DNA window encodes the following:
- the galB gene encoding beta-galactosidase GalB codes for MPPLRRSLVPIALACLTLCGAAAIATAPAAVAADAAAGASVRERSAFNAGWRFAKGDQAGGASMNDAALRSGADVPAGADLSAARVDYDDGAWRKLDLPHDWGIEGPFRQEYPGDTGKLPWWGVGWYRKQFTLSAGDAGKRIYLDLDGAMSHATVWVNGRHVGGWPYGYASWRLDLTDVVKPGAANVVAIRLDNPKDSSRWYPGGGIYRNVWLVKTAPLHVAQYGTFVSTPSVTPAAATVDVQVTLENHGADDEVQVATDVYLLDAAGRRSGAALAHRDVSAPAKIGVGRQVQLTQALTLAQPRLWSPSSPQRYVAVTTVTSRGRVTDVVETPFGVRTIAFDAARGFLLNGQRLPIQGVCQHHDLGALGAAVNVRALERQLEILREMGVNAIRTSHNPPAPELLDLADRMGFLVLDEAFDTWREQKTPNDYHTLFDAWHEKDLRAMIRRDRNHPSIVAWSIGNEIPEQGRSEGWKLAARLAEIAHGEDRTRPVTAAYNHVASGYNGFQNAVDLFGYNYKPGEYAKFHASAPHIPLVGTETASTVSSRGEYFFPVSDDQSKGQANFQVSSYDLSAPRWAMPPDVEFRGQDDNPFVAGEFVWTGFDYLGEPTPYNSDATNLLNFTDPAQQGRMARELADLKKIAVPSRSSYFGIVDLAGFRKDRFYLYQARWRPDLPMAHLLPHWTWPERVGQVTPVHLYTSGDEAELFLNGKSLGRKRRGPRDYRLRWDDVVYQPGTLRAVSYKNGKPWAEDSVATAGAPARLTLAADRAALHADGADLAFVTVRIVDRQGRPAPRASNRIRFSLSGPGRIVATDNGDATSFESFQSPQRNAYNGMALAIVRTRAGEDGRMVLTASAEGLGSAQVVLDSQL; via the coding sequence ATGCCGCCACTTCGCCGCTCCCTCGTTCCCATCGCCCTGGCTTGCCTGACCCTGTGCGGCGCCGCCGCCATCGCCACCGCCCCGGCCGCCGTCGCTGCCGACGCCGCCGCCGGCGCATCGGTGCGCGAACGCAGCGCCTTCAACGCCGGCTGGCGCTTCGCCAAGGGCGACCAGGCCGGCGGCGCTTCGATGAACGACGCCGCCTTGCGCAGCGGCGCCGACGTCCCCGCCGGCGCCGACCTGTCCGCCGCGCGCGTCGACTACGATGACGGCGCCTGGCGCAAGCTCGACCTGCCGCACGACTGGGGCATCGAAGGGCCGTTCAGGCAGGAATACCCGGGCGACACCGGCAAGCTGCCGTGGTGGGGCGTCGGCTGGTACCGCAAGCAGTTTACGCTGTCGGCGGGCGACGCCGGCAAGCGCATCTACCTCGACCTCGACGGCGCCATGTCGCACGCCACGGTGTGGGTCAACGGCCGCCACGTGGGCGGCTGGCCCTACGGCTACGCCTCGTGGCGCCTCGACCTGACCGATGTCGTCAAGCCGGGCGCCGCCAACGTGGTGGCGATCCGCCTCGACAACCCGAAGGATTCCTCGCGCTGGTATCCGGGTGGCGGCATCTACCGCAACGTCTGGCTGGTCAAGACGGCGCCGCTGCACGTGGCCCAGTACGGCACCTTCGTCAGCACGCCGAGCGTGACGCCGGCCGCCGCCACGGTCGACGTGCAGGTCACGCTGGAAAACCATGGCGCCGACGACGAAGTACAGGTGGCGACCGATGTGTACCTGCTCGACGCCGCCGGCCGGCGCAGCGGCGCCGCGCTGGCGCACCGGGACGTGTCGGCGCCGGCGAAGATCGGCGTCGGCCGCCAGGTGCAGCTGACCCAGGCGCTGACGCTGGCGCAGCCGCGCCTGTGGAGCCCGTCCAGTCCGCAGCGCTACGTCGCCGTCACCACCGTCACCAGCCGCGGCCGGGTGACCGACGTGGTCGAGACGCCGTTCGGCGTGCGCACCATCGCTTTCGACGCCGCGCGCGGCTTCCTGCTGAACGGCCAGCGCCTGCCGATCCAGGGCGTCTGCCAGCATCACGACCTGGGGGCGCTGGGCGCCGCCGTCAACGTGCGCGCGCTCGAACGCCAGCTGGAGATCCTGCGCGAGATGGGCGTCAACGCCATCCGCACCAGCCACAACCCGCCGGCGCCGGAACTGCTCGACCTGGCCGACCGCATGGGCTTCCTGGTGCTGGACGAGGCGTTCGACACCTGGCGCGAACAAAAGACGCCGAACGACTACCACACCCTGTTCGACGCCTGGCACGAGAAGGACCTGCGCGCGATGATCCGGCGCGACCGCAACCACCCCAGCATCGTCGCCTGGAGTATCGGCAACGAGATCCCGGAGCAGGGCCGCAGCGAAGGCTGGAAGCTGGCCGCGCGCCTGGCCGAGATCGCGCACGGCGAAGACCGCACCCGCCCGGTCACCGCCGCCTACAATCACGTCGCCTCCGGCTACAATGGCTTTCAGAATGCGGTCGACCTGTTCGGCTACAACTACAAGCCGGGCGAGTACGCCAAGTTCCACGCGTCCGCGCCGCACATCCCGCTGGTCGGCACCGAGACCGCCTCCACCGTCAGCTCGCGCGGCGAGTACTTCTTCCCGGTCAGCGACGACCAGTCGAAGGGCCAGGCCAACTTCCAGGTCAGCAGCTACGACCTGTCGGCGCCGCGCTGGGCCATGCCGCCCGACGTCGAGTTCAGGGGCCAGGACGACAACCCGTTCGTGGCCGGCGAATTCGTCTGGACCGGCTTCGACTACCTGGGCGAGCCGACCCCGTACAACAGCGACGCCACCAACCTGCTGAACTTCACCGACCCGGCCCAGCAGGGGCGCATGGCGCGCGAGCTGGCGGACCTCAAGAAGATCGCGGTGCCCTCGCGCAGTTCCTACTTCGGCATCGTAGACCTGGCCGGCTTCCGGAAGGACCGTTTCTACCTGTACCAAGCGCGCTGGCGCCCGGACCTGCCGATGGCGCACCTGCTGCCGCACTGGACCTGGCCGGAACGCGTCGGCCAGGTGACGCCGGTGCACCTGTACACCTCGGGCGACGAGGCCGAGCTGTTCCTGAACGGGAAGTCGCTCGGCCGCAAGCGGCGCGGCCCGCGCGACTACCGCCTGCGTTGGGACGACGTCGTCTACCAGCCGGGCACCCTGCGCGCGGTGAGCTACAAGAACGGCAAGCCCTGGGCCGAGGACAGCGTCGCCACCGCCGGCGCGCCGGCCAGGCTGACGCTGGCGGCCGACCGCGCCGCGCTGCATGCGGACGGCGCCGACCTGGCCTTCGTCACCGTGCGCATCGTCGACCGGCAGGGCCGCCCGG